One Aneurinibacillus migulanus genomic region harbors:
- a CDS encoding MDR family MFS transporter: MKTTWMIKNRYSTPVWIRFIGELLTSTTGAMLAPFLIIYLHDKLNGNVLLPMIIIGLQPLSDIFVTILGGGITDRFGRKSIILIALFLQASAMAGFIFADSVWAFAAMYIINGIGRSLYIPAQRAQITDSTEEHKRSEVFAVINTLNALGMTIGPLLGYLVYSYNPAIVFALQSTSLFFYLILTWVKLPETAPIKVYNIDSIDEKKRNFTKFLQFFIRHHCVLGLMVLTLPISFLYAQTETNYRIYIQEIFPNYLFILTTIASTKAIMTILLEIGLVKWTERFSMKIIVLISYICYAIAAIGYGYSTSLEALIVTQLILTIGESVGLSHFLRFVSQLAPDNMRGRYFSMYGIHWDISRSIGPFFGGTVLFHYGGNILFCLSALLLVLGGIGQFFFVSYVQNRIQSCGVPEKDVTI; encoded by the coding sequence ATGAAAACTACTTGGATGATTAAAAATCGTTATAGTACACCTGTTTGGATACGTTTTATTGGTGAGCTACTCACAAGTACGACTGGGGCGATGTTAGCACCTTTTTTAATTATATATCTTCATGATAAATTAAATGGGAATGTATTATTACCTATGATTATTATAGGTCTACAGCCACTCAGTGATATTTTTGTTACAATATTAGGTGGGGGAATAACAGATCGTTTTGGTCGCAAATCCATTATATTAATTGCTCTTTTTCTTCAGGCAAGTGCTATGGCAGGATTTATATTTGCTGATTCTGTCTGGGCATTTGCTGCAATGTACATTATAAACGGGATAGGTCGCTCACTTTATATACCTGCTCAAAGGGCACAAATTACCGATTCAACTGAGGAACATAAAAGATCTGAAGTGTTTGCAGTCATTAATACACTAAATGCTTTAGGAATGACAATAGGGCCACTGTTAGGGTATCTAGTTTATTCCTATAATCCAGCAATCGTTTTTGCACTTCAGTCAACCTCTTTATTTTTTTATCTTATTCTTACTTGGGTTAAGCTTCCAGAAACAGCACCAATCAAAGTTTATAATATTGATAGCATAGATGAAAAAAAACGGAATTTTACTAAATTTCTTCAATTTTTCATAAGACACCATTGCGTTTTAGGCTTAATGGTTCTTACACTTCCGATTAGCTTTTTATACGCTCAAACTGAGACCAATTATCGAATTTATATACAAGAAATTTTTCCAAACTATTTATTCATTTTAACAACTATAGCCTCTACTAAGGCAATTATGACCATTTTACTGGAGATTGGGTTAGTAAAGTGGACAGAGCGTTTTTCAATGAAAATAATAGTGCTTATTTCTTACATCTGCTATGCAATAGCAGCAATCGGCTATGGGTATTCAACAAGTCTAGAAGCCCTGATTGTTACACAATTGATTCTAACAATTGGTGAGAGTGTAGGTTTAAGTCATTTTTTAAGATTTGTATCACAATTAGCTCCAGACAATATGCGTGGTCGTTACTTTTCTATGTATGGAATTCATTGGGATATTTCAAGATCAATTGGGCCTTTTTTTGGGGGAACTGTCTTATTCCATTATGGTGGTAATATCCTGTTTTGTCTTTCAGCATTATTACTTGTACTTGGAGGAATCGGTCAATTTTTCTTTGTAAGTTATGTTCAAAATAGAATTCAATCTTGTGGGGTGCCTGAAAAAGATGTAACTATTTAG
- a CDS encoding transposase: MEVGHPSSYSHPCQIQKISGFNLKENSLGKYKGRTCITKGDRYCLRILLYKCVIALVAKHEQFKVLHNKFTARTMNLLRKNSRSLLYVINRFVFPSL; the protein is encoded by the coding sequence CTGGAAGTTGGACATCCTAGTAGTTACTCTCACCCTTGTCAAATTCAAAAGATATCTGGTTTTAATCTTAAGGAAAACAGTTTGGGAAAGTATAAAGGCAGGACCTGTATCACAAAAGGAGATCGCTACTGTTTGCGAATCTTACTGTATAAATGTGTGATAGCATTGGTCGCTAAACATGAACAGTTTAAAGTGTTACATAATAAATTTACAGCTAGAACTATGAATCTGCTACGAAAAAACAGTCGCTCATTACTTTATGTTATAAATCGGTTCGTATTTCCTTCCCTTTAG
- a CDS encoding aminoglycoside phosphotransferase family protein, which yields MNAIIQVLQDRVNLLQNNTKIEELPKGYSPDKKYVVYVDNKKLLLRVGDIESYNKKKTEFQILRDMQSLRVQSPLPIDIGVIEEFNSCYNIFSFIDGIDAKDIIRTLSEEEQYNIGMEAGKQLSRMHLYEASSTINNWYERAMRKHYRYLNAYKDCGIKIKNDEKIINFIENNKQYIKKRPNRLQHDDFHLGNIIVKDNKFAGVIDFNNFDWGDPIHDFVKVALFQREISIPFSIGQIMGYFDKKVPEDFWMLYSIYAGMVIFSSVVWALRFVPEEIEEMIDRLYVLLEDHKNFETLKPAWYKPNNC from the coding sequence ATGAACGCCATTATACAGGTTCTTCAAGATAGGGTAAATTTGCTTCAAAACAATACAAAAATTGAAGAACTACCCAAAGGCTACTCACCTGATAAAAAGTATGTAGTTTATGTTGATAATAAGAAGTTATTATTACGAGTAGGTGATATAGAAAGCTATAACAAGAAAAAAACAGAGTTTCAAATATTGAGGGATATGCAAAGCCTTAGAGTTCAATCCCCTCTTCCTATTGATATAGGTGTTATTGAAGAATTCAACTCCTGTTATAATATATTTTCTTTTATAGATGGCATAGATGCAAAAGATATTATTCGAACGCTTTCAGAAGAAGAACAATATAACATTGGAATGGAGGCAGGAAAACAACTATCTAGGATGCACTTATATGAAGCTTCTTCAACCATTAATAATTGGTATGAGCGAGCGATGAGAAAGCATTATAGATATCTAAATGCTTATAAGGATTGTGGTATAAAGATTAAAAATGACGAAAAAATTATTAATTTTATTGAGAATAACAAACAGTATATAAAAAAAAGACCTAATCGACTTCAACATGATGATTTTCATCTAGGAAATATTATCGTAAAAGATAACAAATTTGCTGGTGTAATTGATTTTAATAATTTCGATTGGGGAGACCCAATTCATGATTTTGTAAAAGTAGCCTTATTTCAACGAGAAATAAGTATTCCATTTTCAATAGGACAAATTATGGGGTATTTTGATAAAAAAGTTCCAGAGGATTTTTGGATGCTGTATTCTATCTATGCTGGAATGGTTATTTTCTCATCAGTTGTATGGGCTTTACGGTTTGTACCAGAAGAAATAGAAGAAATGATAGATCGATTATATGTTTTGCTAGAGGACCACAAAAATTTTGAAACTTTAAAACCTGCATGGTACAAGCCCAATAATTGTTAA
- a CDS encoding NUDIX domain-containing protein, which produces MAKKGQKMQKIPKEVKEQTIALYYKHGLGYKAVANALEIKDHTYIRTRVKTYEKHGVVELGRSRPRKRKVISSTPVDLEEENKHLQMKNEFLNVFGNEKMHKTAIKNVSYPIRVRTSALIIKNNKLLLVELNDGNGLHYNLPGGGVEQGETLVEAVRREALEEASIQIDVGKVAFLYEYAPFKNKEKYGTVHSLTTIFECELKGGETPCLSDNPDENQIGVKWIPLDELQNIVLYPNLRSEIQTYINNKRNIELMEEQQLEGYPDNYFKV; this is translated from the coding sequence ATGGCGAAAAAAGGGCAAAAAATGCAAAAGATTCCTAAAGAGGTAAAGGAACAAACAATTGCCCTGTATTATAAACATGGGTTGGGGTATAAAGCTGTAGCAAATGCTTTAGAAATTAAAGATCATACCTATATTCGTACACGGGTGAAGACATATGAGAAACATGGTGTTGTAGAATTAGGAAGAAGCAGACCAAGAAAGAGAAAAGTTATTTCCTCCACTCCTGTAGATTTAGAAGAGGAAAATAAACATTTGCAAATGAAGAATGAATTCTTAAATGTATTTGGCAATGAAAAAATGCATAAAACGGCAATTAAAAATGTTAGCTATCCAATTAGAGTAAGAACAAGTGCATTAATCATTAAAAATAACAAATTGTTATTAGTCGAACTTAATGACGGAAATGGATTACATTATAACTTGCCAGGTGGCGGAGTTGAACAAGGGGAAACTTTAGTTGAAGCAGTTAGAAGAGAAGCACTAGAGGAAGCTTCCATTCAAATTGATGTGGGGAAAGTGGCTTTTCTATATGAATACGCACCTTTTAAAAATAAAGAGAAGTATGGAACAGTTCATTCGTTAACAACGATTTTTGAATGTGAGTTGAAAGGGGGAGAAACGCCTTGTCTTTCAGATAACCCAGATGAAAATCAAATAGGTGTTAAATGGATACCGTTAGATGAATTGCAAAATATCGTGCTATATCCTAATCTTCGTAGCGAAATTCAAACATACATAAATAACAAACGAAACATTGAACTTATGGAAGAGCAACAATTAGAAGGATATCCTGATAACTATTTTAAAGTTTAG
- a CDS encoding aminoglycoside phosphotransferase family protein, with product MYQLIKKALEPYSLGNESLFIEKELHKGSWNSDLHYKIVANGKPFSARFIKNNRSLNNVFGEISNGTLFEQTKFCRFLVNNQVPFMHLLPVSEDLPFTTIEWGNEIYRFILFEWIEGQHITHCDEYIAEEFGKMARKFHDISSLYKSSVFPKQSQLVGYSQFVDNLRNKVKASYISLDNLKMVDEYLETTEYHIENARTKHFDFIIQSDLNPLNIIWDKNKKIKGIVDFESIGYSDRTEGLAWLIKWYSRTNGIASTEMSPVVANAFINGYKINDFLCENDIDRLSSLIWLSGCINWNFVRNTIKILETNNEKILKKHFNAYKQRGEKLLKLIPKT from the coding sequence TTGTACCAATTGATAAAAAAAGCACTTGAACCTTACTCATTAGGAAACGAATCATTATTCATTGAAAAAGAGTTACACAAAGGCAGTTGGAATAGTGACCTACATTATAAAATAGTTGCTAATGGAAAACCTTTTTCTGCAAGATTCATTAAGAATAATCGTTCCCTCAACAATGTATTTGGTGAAATCTCAAATGGTACTTTATTTGAACAAACAAAGTTTTGTCGATTCCTTGTAAATAATCAAGTTCCGTTCATGCATTTATTACCTGTTTCAGAAGATTTACCGTTTACTACTATTGAATGGGGAAATGAAATTTATCGTTTTATACTATTTGAATGGATTGAAGGCCAACATATAACTCATTGTGATGAGTACATTGCAGAGGAATTTGGTAAAATGGCAAGAAAGTTTCACGATATTTCGAGTTTATATAAAAGTTCTGTCTTCCCGAAGCAATCTCAACTTGTTGGTTACTCCCAATTTGTTGATAATCTTCGAAATAAAGTTAAAGCATCTTACATATCATTAGACAATTTAAAAATGGTGGATGAATATCTTGAAACAACCGAATATCACATAGAAAATGCAAGGACGAAGCATTTTGACTTTATAATACAATCAGATTTAAATCCACTTAATATTATCTGGGATAAAAATAAAAAAATAAAAGGAATTGTTGACTTTGAATCAATTGGCTACAGCGATAGGACTGAGGGTTTAGCCTGGCTAATCAAATGGTATTCCCGAACAAATGGAATAGCTTCAACTGAAATGTCTCCAGTTGTCGCTAATGCCTTTATAAATGGTTACAAAATAAATGATTTTCTTTGTGAAAATGATATTGACCGTCTATCTTCACTTATATGGTTATCTGGTTGCATAAATTGGAACTTCGTAAGAAATACAATTAAAATCTTAGAAACTAATAATGAAAAAATATTAAAAAAACACTTTAATGCTTATAAACAGCGTGGTGAAAAATTATTGAAATTAATTCCAAAAACTTAG
- a CDS encoding SMI1/KNR4 family protein, with translation MELGGIDNFLWVLSPFVENENVNLIQKGKVIRDAYQVSKNSFPEYFTHNIYPSVGGLLPWGLTDNGDELYWLTEGKPDEWKIVVYETRSSEYHIYPLSMVEFSYQIITKELVCEAFPEDFPSDKVSIISVNVE, from the coding sequence ATGGAACTGGGGGGAATAGATAACTTTCTATGGGTTCTTTCCCCATTTGTTGAAAATGAAAATGTAAATCTGATACAAAAAGGGAAAGTCATCAGAGATGCATATCAAGTATCAAAGAATAGTTTTCCTGAATATTTTACTCATAATATTTATCCTTCAGTTGGTGGACTTCTTCCCTGGGGTCTTACTGATAATGGTGACGAATTGTACTGGTTGACAGAAGGAAAGCCTGATGAGTGGAAAATCGTTGTATATGAAACGAGGTCGTCTGAGTATCATATTTACCCATTATCAATGGTAGAATTTTCATATCAAATAATAACGAAAGAGCTAGTTTGTGAAGCCTTCCCTGAAGATTTCCCAAGTGATAAAGTATCAATCATTTCAGTAAATGTTGAATAG
- a CDS encoding RHS repeat-associated core domain-containing protein produces MVGNNPTLYGYVGDPNTWIDPFGLLNEFEIAEYASKLHVKDGFTVHELLQNAWLKYNAGVTRRGTGPLSRQNPAIALKENPLHQSTTNLQKKYGVHLEETLRKQSALQNINRNAALTRRGIMNELITRGWDSKKAKAFATEKVMELRKQAIEHAERHGLICRK; encoded by the coding sequence TTGGTAGGAAATAATCCGACTTTGTATGGGTATGTTGGTGATCCGAATACATGGATTGATCCATTTGGCTTGTTAAATGAATTTGAAATTGCAGAATATGCAAGTAAATTGCACGTGAAAGATGGATTTACTGTACATGAATTATTACAAAATGCATGGTTAAAATACAATGCTGGAGTAACTAGAAGAGGTACAGGACCACTTTCGAGACAAAACCCTGCAATTGCATTAAAAGAAAATCCTCTTCATCAAAGTACTACAAATTTACAGAAAAAATATGGTGTGCATTTGGAAGAAACTTTACGAAAACAAAGTGCTTTACAGAACATTAATAGAAATGCCGCGTTAACAAGACGTGGAATTATGAATGAACTCATTACGAGAGGTTGGGACAGTAAGAAAGCAAAGGCATTTGCAACTGAAAAAGTTATGGAATTAAGAAAACAAGCAATAGAACATGCTGAAAGACATGGATTAATCTGTAGAAAATAA
- a CDS encoding helix-turn-helix domain-containing protein — translation MDMKIIGERIRKARVERNETLNKAAEQIGIQKGSLSGIENGKKNISLETLIKTADHFNVSLDYLTGRSEIPEILETEEKK, via the coding sequence ATGGATATGAAAATTATTGGTGAGCGTATAAGAAAAGCTCGGGTAGAAAGGAATGAGACGTTAAATAAAGCAGCTGAACAGATAGGAATTCAAAAAGGATCTTTAAGTGGAATTGAGAATGGAAAGAAAAACATTAGCCTCGAAACTTTAATAAAGACTGCGGATCATTTTAATGTGTCGTTAGATTACTTAACTGGCAGAAGTGAGATTCCAGAGATTTTGGAGACAGAGGAAAAGAAATAG
- the serC gene encoding 3-phosphoserine/phosphohydroxythreonine transaminase: MRYTYNFNAGPAALPLEVIRQVQNDLIDINGIGLSILEISHRSEEYELIHYETQQLIRDLLDIPSDYEVLFFQGGASTQFAMVPMNFLTREYMASYVYSGTWSGKAIKEAEKIGEVAIVASSENEQFKRLPDLDEMNIHPGSAYVHVTSNETAAGVQYQNLPNTGNIPLICDMSSDILSRPFDVSKFGLIYAGAQKNLGPAGVTVVIVHRVLLDRIQGNIPDMMNYRIHAKSNSLYNTPPVFSVYVVNLVLKWIANNGGTRGMAERNRLKADLVYETIDRSGGFYKGLAHRDSRSIMNVTFSLLNEELERCLLHELRLNGFIGLEGHRDVGHLRASIYNSVTYNQCKVLTDFLTEFQRRYG; encoded by the coding sequence ATGAGATACACGTATAATTTTAATGCAGGACCTGCAGCATTACCTTTGGAAGTTATACGACAAGTGCAAAATGATCTCATTGATATAAATGGCATCGGTTTGTCGATATTGGAAATATCACACAGAAGTGAAGAGTACGAGTTGATCCATTACGAAACTCAGCAGTTGATTAGAGATCTTCTGGACATTCCTTCTGATTATGAGGTTTTGTTTTTTCAAGGGGGTGCCAGTACGCAATTCGCTATGGTGCCAATGAATTTTCTAACTAGAGAGTATATGGCTAGTTACGTATATAGTGGTACTTGGTCAGGGAAAGCGATAAAGGAAGCGGAAAAAATAGGTGAGGTTGCGATTGTGGCGAGTTCAGAAAACGAGCAGTTTAAACGGCTTCCTGATTTAGACGAAATGAATATCCATCCTGGATCGGCCTATGTACATGTTACCTCTAACGAAACCGCTGCAGGCGTCCAATATCAGAATTTACCTAATACAGGCAATATACCGTTAATTTGCGATATGTCCAGCGATATTCTTTCCCGACCTTTCGACGTTTCGAAATTTGGACTTATTTATGCGGGCGCACAGAAAAATTTGGGGCCGGCAGGTGTTACGGTCGTAATCGTTCATCGTGTTTTATTGGACAGAATCCAGGGGAATATACCTGATATGATGAATTACCGAATTCATGCAAAAAGTAATTCCCTTTATAACACGCCGCCTGTATTCTCCGTTTATGTTGTAAATTTAGTGTTGAAATGGATCGCGAACAATGGGGGAACAAGAGGGATGGCGGAACGTAACAGGCTTAAAGCCGATTTAGTTTATGAAACCATTGACAGAAGCGGCGGATTTTATAAAGGGTTGGCTCACAGGGACAGTCGCTCCATTATGAATGTGACATTTAGCCTGCTGAATGAAGAATTGGAAAGGTGCTTATTGCATGAATTGAGGCTTAACGGCTTTATTGGCCTAGAGGGGCACAGAGATGTGGGGCATTTACGGGCTTCTATTTATAACAGTGTCACATATAATCAGTGCAAGGTTTTAACGGATTTTTTAACAGAATTTCAGAGACGCTACGGGTAA
- a CDS encoding aminotransferase class V-fold PLP-dependent enzyme, whose translation MIFTRGTISAINLVENNCARTICKSGDEIVISVTNNCINLLLSNKKHT comes from the coding sequence ATTATCTTTACTCGTGGCACGATATCGGCTATTAACCTTGTAGAAAATAACTGTGCACGAACGATTTGTAAGAGTGGAGATGAGATCGTGATCTCCGTTACGAATAATTGCATAAATTTACTTTTATCAAATAAAAAACATACTTGA
- a CDS encoding acetylornithine transaminase — translation MDIAENSALFPTYAKHPITLIRGDGSRLWDEQGKEYLDFMSGLAVCNLGHVPRKVKQRVQEQLEQVWHISNLFRIPNQEELAQMLTVHSCADLVFFCNSGAEANEAAIKCARRYHQRVLKNGRFEIITFEKSFHGRTLATLTATGQDKVKDGFFPLPEGFLYARYNDIESVKDTITEQTAAVMLELVQGEGGVYPADREFVTQLFALCKKHGLILIVDEVQTGLGRTGKLFAYEHYGIEPDIITLAKGLASGFPIGAMMGKKVLRDAFSVGSHASTFGGAPLAAIAGLATMEILLKERLFERAEEMGAYAIQKLLDQLHHYSVVQSIRGVGLLIGIECVKPVAPIIKELHRYGLLVLPGGSHVIRFMPNLYVTKEEIDRAVDIISIVLTKIAQAASVE, via the coding sequence ATGGATATTGCAGAAAATAGTGCCTTGTTTCCGACATATGCAAAACACCCTATTACGTTAATAAGAGGGGATGGGAGCCGATTATGGGACGAGCAAGGTAAAGAGTATTTGGATTTTATGTCCGGACTTGCAGTATGTAATTTGGGACATGTGCCAAGAAAGGTGAAACAACGAGTTCAGGAACAACTCGAACAAGTGTGGCATATATCCAATCTATTTCGTATCCCGAATCAGGAGGAATTGGCGCAAATGCTTACTGTTCATAGCTGTGCGGATCTCGTGTTCTTTTGCAACAGCGGAGCGGAAGCAAATGAAGCGGCGATAAAATGCGCGAGACGTTATCACCAGCGGGTACTCAAAAACGGCAGATTCGAGATTATCACGTTCGAAAAGTCTTTTCATGGCCGCACGCTTGCAACATTGACTGCAACGGGACAGGATAAAGTCAAAGATGGTTTTTTTCCTCTCCCGGAGGGATTTCTATATGCACGCTATAACGACATTGAATCTGTTAAAGATACAATCACCGAGCAAACTGCAGCTGTCATGCTTGAGCTAGTACAAGGGGAAGGTGGAGTTTATCCTGCGGACCGCGAATTTGTAACCCAGCTCTTTGCTCTATGTAAAAAACACGGATTAATTCTTATCGTGGATGAGGTACAAACGGGATTAGGGCGGACAGGGAAACTGTTTGCTTATGAACATTACGGTATTGAACCGGATATCATTACGCTTGCAAAGGGGCTGGCCAGTGGATTTCCCATCGGCGCCATGATGGGAAAAAAGGTACTGAGGGATGCTTTTTCCGTAGGTAGTCATGCATCAACGTTCGGAGGCGCCCCTCTAGCCGCTATAGCTGGACTGGCAACTATGGAAATTCTACTGAAGGAACGTCTTTTTGAACGCGCAGAAGAGATGGGAGCATACGCTATACAAAAGTTGTTGGATCAACTGCATCATTACTCCGTTGTTCAATCTATACGGGGAGTCGGACTTTTAATTGGCATTGAATGCGTCAAACCAGTCGCTCCAATTATAAAGGAGCTGCACCGATATGGGTTGTTGGTATTACCAGGAGGTTCACATGTGATCCGGTTTATGCCTAACTTATACGTAACCAAAGAAGAAATCGACCGGGCGGTGGATATTATTTCTATAGTACTGACAAAGATAGCTCAGGCTGCTAGTGTCGAGTAG
- a CDS encoding serine hydroxymethyltransferase: MKYLPEQDPDIAEAVKQELERQRDKLELIASENFVSEAVMMTMGTVLTNKYAEGYPGKRYYGGCAYVDIVEELARERVRELFGAEYANVQPHSGAQANMAVYSAAVEPGDTILGMNLSHGGHLTHGSSVNASGQLYNFISYGVNTQSFRIDLDEVRNLAHKHKPRMIVVGASAYPRTIDFEPFAQIAHEVGALFLVDMAHIAGIVVAGLHPNPVPYAHFVTTTTHKTLRGPRGGVILCKKTWAQAIDKAVFPATQGGPFMHIIAAKAVAFKEAAQPEFKTYIENVIRNAKILAEALMAEGLCVVTGGTDNHIILIDLRNIGLTGKEAQQLLDDIGVTVNKNAIPFDTNSPLVTSGIRLGTPAVTTRGMGVEEMKEIARIIALTLKNPQQSAVQEQMKGKVKEITSRFPLYDARTND, translated from the coding sequence ATGAAATATTTACCTGAACAAGATCCGGATATAGCCGAGGCTGTCAAACAAGAGCTCGAACGGCAACGTGACAAACTTGAACTTATTGCTTCTGAAAATTTTGTGAGCGAAGCGGTAATGATGACAATGGGAACGGTTCTGACCAATAAATATGCGGAAGGCTACCCTGGAAAGAGATATTACGGCGGTTGTGCCTATGTAGATATTGTAGAAGAATTGGCGAGGGAAAGAGTTAGAGAGCTATTTGGTGCCGAATATGCCAATGTGCAGCCACATTCAGGGGCGCAGGCGAACATGGCCGTTTACTCTGCCGCTGTAGAACCTGGAGATACGATCTTGGGTATGAATTTGTCGCATGGTGGCCATTTAACACATGGAAGTTCTGTTAATGCTTCTGGGCAATTGTACAATTTTATTTCATATGGAGTGAACACTCAATCCTTCCGTATTGACCTTGACGAAGTGCGAAATCTAGCGCATAAACACAAACCCCGTATGATTGTAGTAGGAGCAAGCGCTTATCCACGTACGATTGATTTTGAACCCTTTGCTCAAATTGCCCATGAAGTAGGCGCTTTATTCCTTGTGGATATGGCTCATATCGCAGGCATCGTGGTTGCAGGATTGCATCCGAACCCTGTGCCGTATGCCCACTTTGTGACGACAACAACCCACAAAACGTTACGCGGACCAAGAGGCGGAGTTATTTTATGTAAGAAGACATGGGCACAGGCTATTGACAAAGCGGTTTTTCCAGCTACCCAGGGCGGTCCGTTCATGCACATCATTGCTGCAAAAGCCGTTGCTTTCAAAGAAGCTGCTCAACCCGAATTCAAAACATATATAGAAAACGTGATTCGAAATGCCAAAATTTTAGCGGAAGCATTGATGGCAGAAGGGTTGTGTGTTGTTACAGGAGGAACCGATAATCATATCATTCTCATCGATTTGCGTAATATCGGGTTAACCGGAAAAGAAGCCCAGCAGTTACTTGATGATATAGGGGTTACTGTCAATAAAAATGCAATCCCTTTTGATACGAATAGTCCGCTCGTTACGAGCGGGATTCGTCTTGGCACCCCTGCGGTGACAACAAGAGGCATGGGGGTGGAAGAAATGAAGGAGATTGCCAGAATCATTGCACTCACATTAAAAAATCCGCAGCAGTCAGCCGTTCAGGAACAAATGAAGGGCAAGGTGAAGGAAATTACTTCCCGGTTCCCTTTGTATGATGCTAGGACGAACGATTGA
- a CDS encoding CPBP family intramembrane glutamic endopeptidase, whose product MFSNRSQTFSSIYVSNLSLYIIMEWRINMPQVRKMIRNQSNELHPFWKILRVTLIFFTGLFILAFLANRTPIPGLSKYVLHPAMFLASVICTCVLEKKRLSYIGLVPILGNMKRFFSGFIVFFLNSCIIAFFTYLLGYWNLPKDFLHTLASPVIWQGLFYWLVVVLGEEVLFRGYLISVFENKWIGIFWSSLIFSAVHLLNPEYTLGAFVVAFIVGLLLGYIRMITGNLWMGIGCHLANNWFQGTIFQLPYAGEYMVAGVMLLNIIIFYRLNKRKRRRLLIGDSSHERA is encoded by the coding sequence ATGTTTTCCAACCGAAGTCAGACGTTTTCTTCAATATATGTAAGTAATCTTTCTTTATATATAATAATGGAATGGAGAATCAACATGCCGCAAGTGAGAAAAATGATCCGAAACCAATCCAATGAACTCCACCCCTTCTGGAAAATACTCAGAGTAACGCTAATCTTCTTCACCGGTCTTTTCATATTGGCTTTTCTTGCCAATCGCACACCTATCCCAGGATTATCCAAATACGTATTGCACCCGGCCATGTTTCTCGCCTCTGTGATTTGCACCTGTGTCCTAGAAAAGAAAAGGCTGAGCTATATCGGTCTGGTGCCGATACTTGGGAATATGAAGAGGTTCTTTTCTGGATTTATCGTTTTTTTTCTCAATTCCTGTATCATCGCCTTCTTTACTTATCTACTGGGATATTGGAACTTACCAAAAGATTTTCTGCATACCCTCGCTTCCCCCGTTATTTGGCAAGGATTGTTCTACTGGCTTGTCGTAGTCTTGGGAGAAGAAGTGTTGTTTCGCGGTTACCTGATCTCGGTATTTGAGAATAAATGGATCGGGATCTTTTGGTCGTCACTGATATTTTCCGCTGTGCATTTGTTAAACCCTGAATACACGCTAGGAGCATTCGTGGTAGCTTTTATCGTCGGCCTTCTTCTGGGATATATCCGTATGATTACAGGCAACCTGTGGATGGGGATAGGCTGCCATCTGGCGAACAATTGGTTTCAGGGAACTATTTTTCAGCTTCCATATGCAGGGGAGTATATGGTTGCTGGGGTAATGCTACTAAATATCATTATTTTCTACCGTTTGAATAAAAGAAAGCGCAGAAGGCTATTAATTGGCGATTCGTCGCATGAGCGAGCCTGA